From the genome of Brachyhypopomus gauderio isolate BG-103 unplaced genomic scaffold, BGAUD_0.2 sc73, whole genome shotgun sequence:
aaatgtgtttttatacgCCCACTGTAGTATCATTTATCTATAAAATTGTAATAAGTACACCTTAATAAGGTCCTTATTAACACAGAAGAAATAACaaattatgtatttattatatatatatatatttagtttGTAACAGAAACAATTGCATCATGAAGTGAAGTGCATCAGTTTGCATGAAATGGGAAAAAAATGAGATCCCTATTTAAACTAGAAACATTTTTGAACTGACTGGCACTTGATACtgaaaatttaatttaaataaaatcaataaataataataaattcaaCTTTATCAGCAACATTAATTCAGGGGCACAATATATTAACACTTTAACCTACAAAACATGCAATACAACaatttgtgctgttttttttaatcaaaatgAGTTAGAACTAATGGCTACAATGAGCCCGTTTGGAAGTGCACAGCTTTTCGAAGCGGGGTttgaaacacccctcaaaaacagtggaagaaacatttacctgacgaattttaatgttgctttctgtttcaggtttgaaaagtgctggaatttaggctaaagtacttgaaagtgcttgaaattgtaactacttcgtttcacaacaaatatctgtctgactgaacagttctcttgtattagttaacaaatacgagcctcttgtaattccaggacgaaacatgagagaacgtgaagacgttaagattgggcgttttggaaataacaattaaataatgtgataaaaagcgaattatttcgagtatatgtataaatatttaacttaattaagtttaacatgctgggaaatattgaaatggacctttaaagtgacatacaagtgctttaattccaccttataaaggtgtatgaaccctgcaaacatgactttgttcattgtgctgaggcgcgGCAGGTGCACGAGCAGACACACGTGTAAATAGGTGACCGAGAAGGCCGTTTTTCATTAGTTAAACTGAAATGATTCGAGAggttcaaaacacccaatcttaacatcttcacgttctctcatgtttcgtcctggaattacaacgtaatacaagagaactgttcagtcagatagctatttgttgtgaaacgaagtagttacaatttcaagcattttcaagtacttccagcactaaattccagcacttttcaaatgtgaaacacattaaaattcgtcaggcaAATGTTCCTTATTTGGAAAGTCCGCCATTCGCAGAGGTTCGCgagaggtgggcggagtcgatcGCTACGGTCACTCGAAAGTATAAATAAGGCTTAAACCAGGTCACAtgcgcgcccccccccccccccggcactgcacaaactggggggggggggggggggggggcgcgccCCACTATTTGAGAAGCACTGGactaaacacagagacagaaacgACCTCGCTatcatataaataaaaaaggtctagtagcattttgcatttatcAGTTTGTCTGATCTTTTTAAACAACTTGTAGCCTATCATATTTTTCTGTTATCAAGCATAAAAAGTTAGCAACTTACCATGATTCTAGATTTAGCCATCGTTAGAGTTAGAGTAGCTAAACCTGCGTGTGCTTCAGATTACGTTTTTAGCTTCTATAAGGTCCAACCAGCCGTTAAATAGTTAAAGCGTTTTGTTGTTGCGTTTCTATAGAAATGTCGAAATCGAGAAGGTTGTTGCTAAGGTTACAGAGAACGCGGAGGCAGTGGGCAAATTATGACGTCACATCCAATTAAAAACTACTCGCGCGCGATGAGAGAGTTGCTTGCGCGAGGAATATTTGTCACACCCTTTCTGCTCGGGATTAATCTCCTGCTCGCGCAGCAGATGTTTGATTTTTGACACGTGGGAGGGACCCAGACAGGATTGGCTGtggctgttttccagatgtgaattgtgattggctgtcagtagggtctgtttcatgtttattttttcacgatATCAACGCATTCAGGCAGCTGGAAGCTCCAAATACTatgaactatggtaaaacaaatgACCAGCTAGCTAACCTAGCAAGCTAGTTATTTATaagcagtgatgccggtaacgcgttacttagtaacgcgttactgtagtcggactacttttttcagtaacgagtagtctaacgcaactactatttaaaaactagtagtcagattaaagttacttatctaaaacatcgtgcgttactatttctgcatttcgggggaacgtaggttatatttattcattcttattttttggctacacgtttcttacgcggttacgtcatctctgctctgctgcgccaaagtcagatgtgaACAATATGGAAGttgaggttcgcctttagcagctggaaatacaggcattattttgattttatttcggctaaggaagacaacattaaggtccgttgtacactctgtgctggcaacagagtgctgtctactttcaaaaacacaacgtcaaacctgaaaaaaaaaatcggggcttggcggcgaacgtaaattgttaccgggcggggtgtaaaatggactaaattcagtgttatatcgcgatcgatcgatcgccggtggttggcgccagatcgaactagtaactcattgaatcatagatgtggatcagaggtaaataaactagatttattttttttcggcgtgagatatcggaagtgtggcgtgtaagcgtgtgaagacagtcaaatgcgtgtgtctcaatgcgtgagagttggcaaccctgtaagtgggcggagttgaacagaaagactgtcttatttatttatttaaaaaacatgtaagcctatttcaagaaaaagtttacaaatgccagtgtcatttttgatgttccggttaaaatacatgtcaataaagtgagtattggcagaactggtagtcattttcatgttataggggccggggatcagcctctgctgaaagtaactaaaagtaatctaacttagttacttttaaaagcaagtagtcagtaacttaactgagttactttttaaagaagtagtcagtagtcagtagtcggattactgtttcaaagtaactatggcaacactgtttATAAGTCCGACTTTGCACTGTATACATggctagccagctagctagctaaattAGCTATTTGTAGTACACAAAACTACTGCCTTAGCAATGGACTTGGCATGTAGCTAGAAAGCCtccttagctagctagctaactaaccatGTATACCAATGCTAATGTCAGAGTTATTTTAACATGCACAAAGAAACATTTGTGGATATGCCAGTTGATGGATAAactgtaaattatattaaaagatACTTCTTTCACTTTATGCATGATATATATTTTGCTGGCAAGGTCCAGATATCTTTCCAGTCAAGGTTGTTAAAGATGGTGTTCCAATAGATACATATGGATTAAATACAACAGCTTTCTGAAACAGTGAGCATATATGATGATTActattgtgtgatgtagagaaACACATTTTCCCTATTTCAAGATTGGTTGGGTCGATGGGTAATAATGTTGGATCATGTCCTGCTGTAATTTTAAATACCATTATCACTCCAGCAGGTATAGCATTTATAACTAATTCAGCAAAAGGAATTGCAACATtgaatttaattaataaatCTAAATATTTAGTTACTAAATAATTACTAAATTCTTGATTTGTCAGTAGAGAGCCATTTGAGTTAACTAACTGTTGTACCAAGATTATATTGTGAAACCTTAGATGGTAAAATAAAGATTTGTTTCTATATACAATGTCTTTGTTATTCCAATCCTTAGGTAAATAATTATCAAAAATGTTTTGGATTTTTACATTTGCAGGCTGGTCCATTTTTTCATTATATCGTTCAGGCCATACCATATGTGACCTATATTGCTAGAACTCAAAcaatgtaagtgatcaactcctaaTTTCAAATGCTGTCATGGATTGAGGTTCCCGTGATGTGttccaagtttggttcaaattgacATGTCGGAGACGCTACTGTACACAAAAACCTCTAAAATGATCAAAACTAATGCTGCAATCCTGTCATGCAGAATACAGAAAAGTAATGAGTCTTGTATGATTAAGTCAAATGAGCCAAATAACTTTGTAATGACATATTATAACAAAAACTATACTGCCTGACCAGGAattaacattttatttcactaaaatgtctttgtCGCTGTAATATCTGTATGGTAGTGCTTTGTCTccatctactggccaaatactggaacctactgaaaagcattgcttacatcagacctgggcaaaccacggcccgcgggccacatccggcccgttgtgcgtccctgtccggcccgcgagaggccaatcataaatgaaacaaatatctatgtagTGCGTGCAATaaaactgtgacgcttttattttgaaagcactACGTGTGAACTGTGCGaaaaacactgtaggtgatcagtgttgcacctcgcgtgaacctccgcaaacggcggaaaatttacgtgacgaattttaattgtgcattgtgttccaggtttgaaaagtgctggaatttaggctaaagtacttgaaaatgcttgaaattgtaactgtatttcgattcacaacaaatagctgactgaacaggggggtattccagaaaccgggtaagtaaactcagagttaacgaaaactcagggttttccgttccagaaaccgagcttagagagaacctgagtcagctgggaaatattgaaatggaccttgaaagtgctgtagaagtgctttaaagctaggtttaagccaggCTTATACTTAACGCGGCGTgagagtccgcgcggcgaaaattatgtaatcgcgATGgcggagggcctcacgcgctgttgattcgcaaggtcgtgcactacacctctcgaattttgtaacttcagcgcaatgaacaaagtcatgtttgcagggttcatacacctttacaaggtggaattaacgTCACTTTCAATgtacatttcaatatttcccagcatgttaaacttaagttaaatatttatacatatattcgaaatgatccgaaataattcccttttttatcacattatttaattgttgtttattttcaaaacgcccaatcttaacgtcttcacgttctctcatgtttcgtcctggaattacaagaagctcgtatttgttaacgtaatacaaaaaaactgttcattcagatggctatttgttgtgaaacgaagtagttacaatttcaaacattttcaagtatttagcctaaattccagcacttttcaaatctgaaacaaaaagcaacaataaaattggtcaggtaaatgttccttcccctgtttttgaggggtgtttctttataccaacacacatcgtttcaGAGGACACTCgcggaagtttgcgtgaggtgggcggagccactgtgatgacgtcattattgtttgtgtggccctctgacacaattcaggtttctcatgtggccccttgtacaaattaattgcccacccctggctTACATGAAACCCCTCGcaaacacacccatacacacaaagctaatctcagcatgtgatttagttctacgatctgaataattttttgccaatacattttgccacattttgatcttttgggacTTTAGTGCCTCATCTGATATAAAAAACACTTCATACATTCATATCAAAGGTCAAACATTTGCTCAACACAACACATTGGTTCTCTTTGGCTGCTTAGGCCTATAGGGCCTAAGAATATtatctataaaaataaaaatttttccACAAaaattccactactcacaataaaatgcccacaggatcccacatcaaaaattaaaaaatgctcataggatcccacaatttaaaagtaagtgctcacaggatccaattattcaaaatacagtgcccaccggatcccactattcacaataaaatgcccacaggatcccacagaacctgatagatagaaaatttaaagatagaacaatctgaaggccaattgcaaggcaaggccacgcaattggccttcagttctgggaatcagaagtttaaatttctgctcgcatttaatttttcaccatcaatttttttttactcagtaatgtgagggcgttcaaatgtagtgaagtaaaactacttggggcaaaatgtactcaagtaaaagtaaaaattacatatttcaaaaactactcagaaaattacaaattactcataaaaagtactcaattacagtaatgtgagtaaatgtaattagttactttccacccctgcacCGGAcagttgtggtgaagagagagctgagccaacAGGCAAAGCTCTCCTAAAGCCCCGCGGATACCCCACAATCCACAATTAGGTGCTTCCGTTACATAAAtatttactttaaaatgttttgcTGCACTCCGATGTAATGAGTAAATATAAAACCTGAAATTGAGTTAGTGAATATTTCCCTGATTCAAGTACTTGATAGTTATTATTGGTGGAGCAATAATAATTTTTCAGctcttttatttctttacaaaAGCCCCTCCTCCCTGTGAACGCCTGTTTGAGGAAGTAAATCTGAGTGACACACGAGTCTTTATTAATTCTGCCTTCAGGCGAGTTATAAATATGATGAGATCCTCTTAACTCTGGTATTTACTTATTTCTGCCTCATTTCTGAAAGGAGTCTAAACTccctcagctggataaaggactacagtgactgattctctcctgtgctactgtgtttattacagacaatctaaaagtgaaagtgaagtttgtacagaaggagacattacagagaaacagcacagcagctgttggaggaaatggctgctacaaacattctgtcagaagaagagttttcatgtcctgtgtgctgtgacatcttcagggatcctgttTTACTGTCATGTacccacagtgtgtgtaaaacctgtctgcagcagttctgggaaaccaAAGGATCTCGagaatgtccagtttgtagaAGAAGATTTTCTAAATCCAACCCTCCCCTTAATCGTGCACTAAAGAACCTGTGTGAGTCCTTTCTAGAGAGCACGAGTCAGAGAtcttcagcagggtctgaggttctctgcagtctgcacaatgagaaactcaaagtcttctgtctggaggaccaacagcctgtgtgtgtcgtgtgtcagatttcaaaggcacataaaactcacgactgctgtccagtagatgaagctgtgtgtgactttaaggtatgaaatataTACAATTTTTTTTACTAATTTTTTTCCAGTGTTTACAATTATCTTGAAAAATATGTTAGACAGTCTAGATTGAATTTGTCAGATGATGAGATTTTAGACAGCTAAATCAGACCTTCATTCACCGTGAAacttaatataaataaaaatattgatatacaaTCTGCTACAATATATCAAACATCTCCTCTTGATAGTAAAAGGACAATAGTAATCATGCCATTGTGTTCAGTCATTATAATCTCTGTAATCTCCAGCATATCTATACAGATACAGTGATGAGTCCTGTAAGactcacactgtcctctactaaatccgtattttacagaacaaactcaagacctcactggagtctctacagcagcatctgaaggtCTTCGAGAAAGATAAACAAGtctgtgagaaaacagcagcacacattaaggtgaaaggtcactctgaGTTCTGAATGGTACTGTGATCACTGCCcacgtacaccataatgaaacacacacatttggacagtttatatttcctcatcatctcccattccagtatcaggccgagcacacagagaggcagataaaggaggagtttgagaagatccaccagtttctaagagatgaagaagcagcaagaatagctgcactgaaggaggaagaggagcagaagagccacatgatgaggaggaagattgaggagatgagtggagaaatagcatctctttcagatcaaatcagaaacacagagaaggagatggaagctgagaacatcccgttcttactagtaagaatcactcagtctgtctctctctctctctctctctctctctctctctctctctctctctctctctctctctctctctctctctcacacacacacacacacacacccacacacacacacacacaaatgcacacaaaaaagtaaaatgttttgacatttgttttagtttgtatgtgtgtgtaagggtcttTAGACACATTGATTTTATTATCACATAATGAAAAGGCATATTTGACCCTCGTATAAAGAAAAGGACAAAAATTTGATTTCATtttctgtgtttgtccctctgtttccttctcagaacgtgtcgtccacattgaaacagtaagtgattattatttctgtttgatatattgtgttacacattgtgtttgagaaattattatacatTCAGATCTTCAGTATGTGGTCTCTGTTATTTCAGAAATATGATATATGAAGAAGGTATTtaggaataaaaaatatatattgatattgacGATGTGCAAACATTTCAATTACATATTGATGGATTTAATTAAAGATATTTCACATGTTACTTTTAATGTTAAATACTTTGAATAAGATAAATAATAatctattatatattttaataatataatagctttatacatttccagagttcatcacaccccaaaggaacatgagaaggtgtcaggagctctgatcaatgtagcaaaacatctttccaacctgaagttcagagtctgggagagaatgcagaagattctccagtactgtgagttttggtgttctttgattaattagagtaattctgttctcctcacaattagaactctatagagagagaaacattaacattgtgtgtttggtacatgaactattccagtattaaaggctgtattagtataaacagtgagggggacgaccagttggctgctggtctgaggagagacagtcagtccatgaggagatctacaccacccactctccacctctacacaccacccactctccacctctacaccacccactctccacctctacaccacccactctccacctctacacaccacccactctcccctctacacaccacccactctccacctctacacaccacacactctccacctctacaccaccacccactctccacctctacacaccacccactctccacctctacaccacccactctcccctctacaccacccactctccacctctacaccacccactctccacctctacacaccaaccactctccacctctacaccacccattctccacctctacacaccacccactctccacctctacacaccacccactctccacctctacacaccacccactctcccctctacacaccacccactctccacctctacaccacccactctcccctctacacaccacccactctccacgtctacaccactcactctccacctctacaccacccactctccacctctacaccacccactctccacctctacacatcacccactctcccctctacaccacccactctccacctctacacaccacccactttccacctctacacaccacccactctaaacctctacacaccacccactctccacctctacacaccacccactctccccctctacacaccacccactctccacctctacaccacccattctccacctctacacaccacccactctccacctctacaccacccactctccacctctacacaccacccactctaaacctctacacaccacccactctccacctctacaccaccctctctccacctctacacaccacccactctccacctctacacaccacccactctccacctctacacaccatccactctccacctctacacaccacccactctccccctctacacaccacccactctccacgtctacacaccacccactctccacctctacacaccaacacaaaacaaaacagttgTTTATTCCAGGCTGTACATGTGATAAAATAAACTTAAAACAAAACTTTCAAACCATGGTTAGGTCGTTCCAAatatctctccacctctacacaccacccactctctccacctctacacaccacccactctcccctctacaccacccactctccacctctacacaccacccactctccccctctacacaccacccactctccacctctacaccacccattctccacctctacacaccacccaatctccacctctacacaccaccc
Proteins encoded in this window:
- the LOC143491255 gene encoding E3 ubiquitin-protein ligase TRIM35-like is translated as MAATNILSEEEFSCPVCCDIFRDPVLLSCTHSVCKTCLQQFWETKGSRECPVCRRRFSKSNPPLNRALKNLCESFLESTSQRSSAGSEVLCSLHNEKLKVFCLEDQQPVCVVCQISKAHKTHDCCPVDEAVCDFKNKLKTSLESLQQHLKVFEKDKQVCEKTAAHIKYQAEHTERQIKEEFEKIHQFLRDEEAARIAALKEEEEQKSHMMRRKIEEMSGEIASLSDQIRNTEKEMEAENIPFLLNVSSTLKQVHHTPKEHEKVSGALINVAKHLSNLKFRVWERMQKILQYYPVTLDPNTAHPELHLSDDLTTVKRRPQKSLLPDNPERFDECACVLGSEGFNSGTHCWDVDVGNSDDWELGVIRESVCRKVDSYWGSVWRVCYTKIIGQYWTRCPGQPGHPLTPTEKLQRVRVQLDWDRGKVTFTDLLTSSHLCTITHTFTHTVFPLFCSSSPMRILPAKISVTVEQQN